A single Candidatus Aquicultor sp. DNA region contains:
- a CDS encoding S-layer homology domain-containing protein has translation MQNTSQFCNTRRNIFTLCVILLLLLILYSGQAYAAQTYEVTASWPQTWQLNQPFGIATDALGNVYVTDCLNNRVQKFASDGTLIARWGTLGMKDGQFSSPKGIAIDSSGNVYIADQGNNRIQKFTADGKFLAKWGTYGIEQEKFRRPTGIAIDRGGVVYVADTDNNRIQTFSSDGVFITTWGTGYSNRAGYFKSPEDIAIDSKGTVYVADTNNNRIQLFSSNGSFKAIWGSDSTTDTAHFSHPEGLEIDDDDNVYVVDRTGNGKGVREFDSTGGLITHWGQTGSDNGQFTNPSGIALDPADAFVYVVDTDNNQVQKFTAGGTFVEKWGSKNNSPGAFNTPYGITVDSAGNTYVADTGNNRVQKFATDGVTAVSWQINDTGDTSFKDPSGVAIGALGNLYVLDRYRVRVFDPSGSYLWKITIDGDNYTPAEALGVAVDVSGNIYIADTYHHKVIKYGANGLVIASWSRQGVVGTSTDVTFMPTGIALDTSGNVYVADSVLGAVYKYTADGVSVTHWGARGSDEGELNRPYGIAIDAAGDVYIADGGNNRIQKFSSTGTFIASWGATDLSGTVLKNPRGIAIDTAGNVYVTDTGNHRVVKYAPRQATEFTDVPANVWYRSYVDQLTAMHVISGYPDNTFLPAGKITRAELAKAIILAIGESPTAAASSFADVSSGFWASGYIERAKELGIITGYADGMFKPLAAITRQEIAVILIRAGRFTPATQYRRVFTDTMASTWGWQYIIAAKDNAIIGGYIDGTFRPDKLATRAEVSKMLVLLCQQPIKK, from the coding sequence ATGCAAAATACTTCGCAATTCTGTAACACACGGCGTAATATCTTCACGCTGTGTGTAATTTTGCTGCTACTATTAATATTGTACTCAGGACAGGCGTATGCAGCACAGACATATGAGGTTACGGCGAGTTGGCCGCAGACATGGCAGCTCAATCAGCCATTCGGTATTGCAACGGATGCTCTGGGAAATGTATATGTGACCGATTGTCTTAACAACCGCGTGCAGAAATTCGCTTCAGACGGCACCCTTATCGCGCGTTGGGGAACCCTTGGCATGAAGGATGGGCAATTCAGCAGCCCGAAAGGCATCGCTATCGATAGCAGCGGTAATGTCTACATTGCCGACCAGGGCAACAACCGCATTCAGAAGTTCACTGCAGACGGGAAATTTCTCGCAAAGTGGGGAACCTACGGCATAGAGCAGGAAAAATTCCGGCGGCCGACCGGCATCGCGATCGACCGCGGCGGCGTTGTCTACGTAGCCGACACCGACAACAATCGCATTCAGACGTTCTCAAGTGACGGCGTATTTATAACAACATGGGGCACGGGGTACAGCAACCGCGCCGGTTACTTTAAGTCTCCTGAAGATATCGCCATCGATTCCAAAGGCACAGTTTATGTGGCTGATACTAATAACAATCGCATCCAGTTGTTTTCGTCGAACGGCTCGTTTAAGGCTATATGGGGTAGCGATTCGACAACCGATACCGCCCATTTCTCGCACCCTGAAGGGCTGGAGATCGATGATGACGATAATGTTTATGTAGTCGATCGCACCGGAAACGGGAAGGGCGTGCGTGAATTTGACAGTACCGGCGGACTGATAACACATTGGGGCCAAACAGGATCGGATAACGGGCAGTTTACAAACCCGAGCGGCATAGCGCTCGATCCGGCCGACGCATTCGTTTACGTTGTTGATACCGACAATAACCAGGTACAAAAATTTACGGCCGGCGGTACGTTTGTAGAAAAATGGGGGTCGAAGAATAATTCGCCGGGTGCGTTTAACACACCGTACGGTATTACGGTCGACTCGGCAGGCAATACGTATGTAGCCGATACCGGCAATAACCGCGTGCAGAAGTTCGCAACCGATGGCGTGACCGCCGTTTCATGGCAGATCAACGATACCGGAGATACATCGTTTAAAGACCCGAGCGGTGTCGCTATTGGTGCGCTAGGGAACCTTTACGTACTCGACCGCTACCGTGTGCGCGTGTTCGACCCGAGCGGATCGTATCTGTGGAAAATAACTATTGATGGGGATAATTACACGCCGGCCGAAGCACTCGGCGTTGCGGTTGATGTATCCGGCAACATCTATATTGCCGATACATACCACCATAAGGTTATAAAATATGGGGCAAACGGACTTGTCATCGCGTCATGGAGCCGTCAAGGTGTGGTTGGGACGAGCACCGACGTTACCTTTATGCCGACAGGTATCGCCCTCGATACCTCGGGCAACGTGTATGTGGCCGATAGCGTGTTGGGTGCAGTATATAAATACACCGCGGACGGCGTTAGTGTTACACATTGGGGCGCACGCGGCTCAGATGAGGGCGAACTCAACCGCCCGTACGGCATAGCTATCGACGCTGCCGGTGATGTGTACATCGCCGACGGGGGGAACAACCGCATTCAGAAATTCTCCTCGACCGGCACGTTTATCGCGTCGTGGGGCGCGACCGATCTCTCGGGAACCGTTTTGAAGAATCCGCGCGGCATTGCTATCGACACCGCAGGCAATGTATATGTAACGGATACCGGCAACCACCGTGTCGTGAAGTATGCACCACGGCAAGCAACAGAGTTTACCGATGTACCCGCTAATGTTTGGTACAGAAGCTACGTCGACCAACTTACGGCGATGCACGTAATCAGCGGTTATCCGGATAACACGTTTCTCCCGGCGGGCAAGATCACACGGGCAGAACTAGCTAAAGCCATCATCCTGGCAATCGGCGAATCGCCAACAGCTGCTGCATCGTCATTCGCGGATGTTTCAAGTGGGTTCTGGGCTAGCGGATATATCGAACGCGCTAAGGAACTCGGAATCATTACCGGTTACGCCGATGGCATGTTTAAGCCGTTGGCAGCGATAACGCGACAAGAAATTGCAGTTATACTTATTAGGGCGGGACGCTTTACGCCTGCCACTCAGTACCGCAGGGTGTTTACCGATACGATGGCAAGCACGTGGGGCTGGCAATATATAATTGCAGCAAAAGACAACGCAATTATCGGCGGTTATATCGATGGCACGTTTCGGCCGGATAAGCTCGCGACTCGAGCTGAGGTTTCAAAGATGCTTGTACTGCTATGCCAGCAGCCTATCAAGAAGTAG
- a CDS encoding diguanylate cyclase, with protein sequence MLPLPIGSEIHGILDSVPFHVMLVNKDYEVLLANEAVRIGLGAELAKFESEENQPSGKLTISIGVATYPSGATSKDMLIKSADNALYTAKHNGKNRVEIFVATDQPSDDLNLVS encoded by the coding sequence ATGTTGCCGCTACCTATCGGATCGGAGATCCACGGCATACTAGATTCGGTCCCCTTTCACGTCATGTTGGTTAACAAAGATTATGAGGTACTGCTTGCCAATGAAGCGGTCAGAATAGGTCTCGGGGCCGAGCTTGCGAAGTTTGAGAGCGAAGAGAACCAACCATCAGGCAAACTTACTATCTCAATTGGTGTTGCAACGTACCCAAGCGGTGCAACTTCAAAAGACATGCTGATCAAGAGTGCAGACAATGCGCTTTATACAGCAAAACACAACGGGAAAAACAGGGTAGAGATTTTTGTTGCCACCGATCAGCCTTCGGATGACCTCAATCTGGTAAGCTAG
- a CDS encoding HD domain-containing phosphohydrolase translates to MLSRPTHRTVDILRTIEFPWPIAQIVLRHHERINGSGYPHGLQENEILVEAKILAVANVVEAMASHRPYRPSLGLNCALDEIAQNRGILYNPELVDACLMLFKKSEICFDQVAV, encoded by the coding sequence ATATTATCAAGACCCACTCATCGCACGGTTGATATTTTGCGCACTATTGAATTCCCCTGGCCGATCGCACAGATCGTGCTGCGGCATCATGAGCGAATCAATGGTTCGGGATATCCGCACGGCTTACAAGAGAACGAAATTCTTGTAGAAGCAAAAATACTAGCGGTTGCCAATGTTGTCGAGGCAATGGCCTCTCACCGACCGTACCGTCCAAGTTTAGGGCTTAATTGTGCGCTCGATGAAATCGCGCAAAACAGGGGCATTCTCTATAATCCCGAGCTGGTTGATGCATGTTTAATGCTTTTTAAGAAAAGCGAAATCTGTTTTGACCAGGTAGCGGTATAA
- a CDS encoding glycosyltransferase family 39 protein encodes MKVLLHTKRSADSTDLLSWQSHIALLATLLMGTIARIYHLSTASLWFDEAFSVRVSSMSFTNMLQEIIRTDFNPPLHFIILHYWMKLFGNSEASIRCLSAIFGIAAVYMMYRLGKYLFNKEIGIMSALLLALSRPNIYFSQEARGYSLMLFLTLMSFYFLFRLIDKRTTSSSVLYLLSSALLLYTHMFGVLIVVTQTVYLVFKAVLYDLKHDRRFIQWLVRAWPIYQMILLVAYAPWVMVYIHKLTEARSMAQQPLGWTLEQPSLAMLSTISTKLAGSSWLLIAIIACIVLAALSMGLGRLSPSHRYSILTGRFISNGLDSAWVDNERLLLLLMWFLAPILLAAVVSITFVPIIHYKYLLGITPALYLLTAVGTQSVKPVAAKTAIVVIIVALSLVNIWGYYTTPTKPDWRSVVASIERRAAAGELVVVSPAPNIENGFSYYLKRTDLVVAPFPKQGMLSDTQRTDELRAVVKSNRDFWVVVLIAHGENGLIGNRMALTQILKSNYHIADRTDFDGIELYHCQQR; translated from the coding sequence ATGAAGGTTCTATTACACACAAAACGCTCAGCAGATAGCACGGATTTATTATCGTGGCAATCACATATAGCGCTGTTAGCAACGCTTCTTATGGGAACTATTGCGCGAATATACCACCTCAGTACGGCCAGCCTCTGGTTTGATGAAGCGTTCTCCGTGCGCGTATCGAGCATGAGCTTTACCAACATGCTGCAAGAGATTATCCGCACCGATTTCAATCCGCCACTGCACTTTATCATTTTGCATTACTGGATGAAGCTCTTCGGCAACTCGGAAGCTTCGATACGGTGCTTGTCAGCGATATTTGGCATCGCCGCAGTGTATATGATGTATCGGCTGGGCAAATACCTCTTCAACAAAGAGATTGGCATTATGAGTGCCCTACTGTTAGCCTTATCAAGACCTAATATCTATTTTTCTCAAGAGGCGCGCGGGTATAGCCTGATGCTCTTTTTGACTTTGATGTCTTTCTATTTTCTCTTTCGACTTATCGATAAAAGGACCACCTCTTCCTCTGTTCTTTATTTGTTATCGAGCGCGCTTCTGTTATACACGCATATGTTCGGTGTGTTGATCGTAGTTACACAAACGGTATATCTAGTATTCAAGGCTGTGTTGTATGATCTCAAACACGATCGACGCTTCATACAGTGGTTGGTTCGCGCTTGGCCAATCTACCAGATGATATTACTCGTAGCATATGCGCCGTGGGTTATGGTATATATTCATAAACTCACAGAGGCACGGTCGATGGCACAGCAACCTCTAGGCTGGACGCTTGAACAACCCTCACTTGCAATGCTTTCTACGATTTCAACCAAGCTGGCGGGATCTTCGTGGTTGCTAATAGCGATTATTGCCTGCATTGTACTGGCGGCACTATCAATGGGTCTGGGTAGGCTAAGCCCCTCGCATCGTTATTCTATACTAACCGGGCGTTTCATATCTAATGGCTTAGATAGCGCATGGGTTGATAACGAAAGATTGCTTTTGTTGTTGATGTGGTTTCTCGCGCCTATCCTACTTGCGGCCGTGGTGTCCATAACTTTTGTGCCCATCATTCACTATAAATATTTGCTTGGAATAACGCCCGCGCTCTACCTGCTAACCGCCGTAGGGACTCAGAGCGTGAAGCCTGTAGCAGCCAAAACAGCGATCGTTGTGATTATTGTGGCGCTTTCTCTCGTTAATATTTGGGGCTACTACACGACGCCCACCAAGCCGGACTGGCGAAGTGTTGTGGCTAGCATAGAAAGGCGTGCTGCGGCCGGTGAGTTAGTCGTTGTCTCGCCGGCTCCCAATATTGAGAACGGCTTCAGCTATTATTTGAAGCGAACGGATCTAGTAGTTGCGCCATTCCCAAAACAAGGGATGTTAAGCGACACGCAAAGGACAGATGAATTGAGGGCTGTAGTAAAAAGCAATCGGGATTTCTGGGTGGTCGTACTTATAGCTCACGGTGAGAACGGGCTTATCGGAAACCGAATGGCGCTAACCCAAATACTGAAGTCCAATTATCACATTGCCGATAGAACGGATTTTGACGGTATCGAGCTCTACCACTGTCAACAGAGGTAG
- a CDS encoding CpsB/CapC family capsule biosynthesis tyrosine phosphatase produces MEGFIDTHNHILPGLDDGPATVDGAVDVARVALEHGITHIVTTPHHNDFHHEPVSVVKAAFNAVVEALKAARVPVTLYPGMELRIDPDLPAQLKDGRALPLANSKYILLEFPFDGIPFFAEDIIFQLRLDDWVPILAHCERIYDIQQKPRRIEKYIAIGCMVQVNSNSISGELGRQSRDVALELLNLGFVDIIASDAHSATRRIPDFTAALAIVTKIIGFEAARRLVKETPAEILK; encoded by the coding sequence TTGGAAGGCTTTATTGATACGCATAACCATATTCTGCCGGGGCTTGATGATGGGCCCGCTACGGTTGATGGAGCTGTCGATGTGGCCCGAGTCGCTCTTGAGCACGGCATCACTCATATCGTTACGACGCCGCACCACAACGATTTCCACCACGAACCGGTCAGTGTGGTCAAGGCGGCTTTCAACGCAGTGGTTGAAGCGCTCAAAGCGGCACGGGTGCCGGTTACACTATACCCCGGCATGGAGCTTCGCATCGACCCGGATCTTCCCGCTCAGCTCAAAGACGGTCGCGCATTGCCGCTTGCCAACAGTAAATATATTCTCTTAGAGTTCCCGTTTGACGGCATTCCTTTTTTTGCGGAAGATATCATCTTCCAGTTGCGCCTGGATGATTGGGTGCCCATTTTAGCGCATTGCGAGCGCATCTATGATATCCAGCAAAAACCGCGGCGGATTGAGAAATATATTGCGATAGGATGTATGGTCCAGGTCAACTCAAACAGTATTTCTGGTGAACTTGGGAGGCAGAGCCGCGATGTCGCACTCGAGCTGCTAAACCTCGGCTTTGTCGATATTATCGCCTCGGATGCGCACTCGGCTACGCGTCGTATACCTGACTTTACCGCTGCGCTTGCCATCGTTACCAAAATCATCGGCTTCGAAGCCGCGCGGCGGCTAGTAAAAGAAACCCCCGCCGAGATCCTGAAATAA
- a CDS encoding bifunctional nuclease family protein gives MEVHGVNLDVLTNQPVIILKDTQANRYLPIWIGQFEATAILMEIQGIHPSRPLTHDLLKTVIDSLSATVTSVLISDLKEGTFYAQIRLAADGNSLSVDARPSDAIALAVRTNVPIYADADVLEQAAIVNDSGEEEEVERFREFLENVKPEDFRE, from the coding sequence ATGGAAGTCCACGGCGTCAATCTAGACGTGCTCACAAACCAGCCGGTCATTATATTAAAAGACACGCAAGCTAATCGCTACCTCCCTATCTGGATAGGGCAGTTCGAGGCAACGGCGATCCTGATGGAGATCCAAGGGATACATCCGTCCCGACCTCTTACTCACGACCTATTAAAGACGGTTATAGACTCGCTGAGTGCCACGGTTACAAGCGTTCTGATCAGCGACTTAAAAGAGGGCACCTTCTATGCACAGATACGGCTTGCCGCCGATGGTAATAGCCTATCGGTCGACGCACGACCCAGTGATGCAATAGCGCTGGCGGTACGAACCAATGTGCCGATCTATGCTGACGCCGATGTGCTTGAGCAAGCGGCCATCGTCAACGATTCGGGCGAAGAAGAAGAGGTCGAACGCTTCCGTGAGTTTCTTGAGAACGTAAAACCGGAAGACTTTAGAGAGTAA
- a CDS encoding STAS domain-containing protein, which yields MQITRMTVDETPVIEVGGQIDLSNCHQLHDAISEEVAAGNFFIVVNLNKISYIDSSCLGVLLGGLERVKKRGGTLAIVGNSLVDRVLTLTGLTRIFPFHSSVHEAIGNLKKAKAAR from the coding sequence ATGCAGATAACCAGAATGACTGTCGATGAGACGCCGGTTATTGAGGTTGGGGGGCAGATTGATCTCAGTAATTGCCATCAACTTCATGATGCAATCAGCGAAGAAGTCGCCGCGGGGAACTTCTTTATAGTTGTAAATCTCAATAAGATTAGTTATATAGACAGCTCATGCCTCGGGGTCTTGCTTGGGGGGTTAGAGCGGGTCAAAAAACGGGGCGGAACGCTTGCTATTGTCGGGAACTCACTCGTTGATAGAGTGCTCACACTGACCGGTTTAACACGAATATTTCCCTTTCACTCCTCCGTCCACGAAGCAATCGGTAATTTGAAAAAAGCAAAGGCAGCTAGGTAA
- the nfi gene encoding deoxyribonuclease V (cleaves DNA at apurinic or apyrimidinic sites): MKALDLHPWQVTPTEAAEIQKRLRARIHIKPADITKVRYVAGADVSYSRGSNEIYAVAVVFSFPDLRLVEEHGAVKTTNFPYIPGFLTFREGPAVLAAFEQVETVPDVIIFDGQGIAHPRGFGIASHIGVLLETPSVGCAKSLLTGTYSEPSNDRGETSSLTKGDRQIGAVLRTRKDVAPVFVSIGNDIDLPSAVDVVLACAPCYRLPEPIRRAHNLSNGLRVRSAKNLG; encoded by the coding sequence ATGAAGGCCCTTGATCTTCACCCCTGGCAGGTCACACCTACAGAAGCGGCAGAAATTCAAAAACGTCTGCGCGCCCGTATTCACATCAAACCGGCCGATATTACTAAAGTCCGCTATGTGGCAGGCGCGGATGTATCGTATTCCCGCGGCTCCAATGAAATCTACGCCGTCGCGGTTGTTTTCTCGTTCCCCGATCTAAGGCTGGTAGAAGAGCACGGCGCAGTTAAAACCACTAACTTTCCATATATCCCGGGGTTTTTAACGTTTCGCGAGGGCCCGGCCGTGCTCGCCGCTTTCGAACAGGTTGAAACCGTCCCCGATGTAATTATTTTCGATGGCCAAGGTATCGCGCACCCCCGCGGTTTTGGTATCGCTTCACATATCGGCGTACTGCTCGAAACACCTTCTGTTGGTTGTGCAAAATCGCTACTTACAGGCACATATAGCGAGCCAAGTAATGATCGCGGTGAAACCAGCTCGCTCACGAAGGGCGACCGGCAGATCGGGGCGGTACTTCGCACCAGGAAAGATGTAGCGCCGGTATTCGTCTCAATCGGTAACGATATCGACCTACCAAGCGCGGTGGATGTCGTACTGGCGTGCGCGCCGTGCTACCGCTTGCCGGAGCCGATTCGACGGGCCCACAATCTCTCAAACGGACTACGTGTGAGGAGCGCCAAAAACCTCGGGTGA
- a CDS encoding RtcB family protein gives MADIFEQLEQLSEYTWKIPVEYKTGMRVPGIVYASKELLLKANEDKALEQVANVAMLPGILKASIAVPDIHWGYGFPIGGIAAMDAENGSISPGGVGFDINCGVRLIKTEILAADVAQYTEALTVELARSVPKGVGSRGKIRLNQKEMARLMVNGSKWAVTHGYGWPEDIEHTEENGCLAGADPEIVSGRVYERGVDQVGTLGAGNHFLEIQEVVEIFEQHTAGVFGLFPGQLVVMVHSGSRGVGHQVCTDYIRVMEGVVKRLGTDLPDRQLSCAPVNSKEGREYYAAMACAVNYAFVNRQVLSHWVRESFERVLKQSAESLGMRLLYDVTHNIAKFEEHEVDGSIKRVCVHRKGATRAFAPGNPLVPQSYRDTGQPVLVPGDMGSESYVLCGTEAAMKQTFGSACHGAGRQLSRSQAKKQVQSQELQKELKKRGITVIAGNMSLLAEEAPLAYKNVSKVVEVCHATGIARKVARMRPLGVLKG, from the coding sequence ATGGCTGACATTTTTGAACAATTAGAGCAGCTCTCCGAATACACCTGGAAGATACCGGTTGAGTACAAAACCGGTATGCGCGTTCCCGGCATCGTGTACGCGAGCAAAGAATTATTATTAAAAGCCAACGAGGATAAAGCACTCGAGCAAGTTGCCAATGTGGCGATGCTGCCCGGCATACTTAAGGCGTCGATAGCAGTGCCCGACATCCACTGGGGCTACGGTTTTCCGATCGGCGGTATTGCGGCTATGGATGCCGAGAACGGCTCGATTTCACCGGGCGGGGTCGGTTTTGATATCAACTGCGGCGTGCGCCTGATTAAGACGGAGATTCTCGCCGCGGATGTCGCACAATATACGGAGGCGTTAACGGTAGAACTCGCGCGCTCGGTGCCTAAAGGTGTGGGAAGCCGCGGTAAGATTCGCTTGAATCAAAAAGAAATGGCACGTCTTATGGTTAACGGTTCAAAGTGGGCGGTTACACACGGTTACGGCTGGCCCGAGGATATCGAGCACACCGAAGAAAACGGCTGTCTTGCCGGAGCCGACCCTGAAATTGTAAGCGGTCGCGTCTATGAGCGCGGCGTCGACCAGGTCGGCACGCTTGGCGCCGGCAATCATTTTCTTGAAATCCAAGAAGTCGTCGAAATTTTCGAGCAGCATACCGCCGGTGTGTTCGGGCTATTTCCAGGACAACTCGTCGTCATGGTTCACTCCGGCTCTCGCGGCGTCGGCCACCAGGTTTGCACCGATTACATCCGGGTCATGGAGGGCGTGGTAAAGCGGCTCGGCACCGACCTACCCGATCGCCAGCTCAGCTGTGCCCCGGTCAACTCTAAAGAGGGAAGAGAATATTATGCGGCAATGGCGTGCGCCGTCAACTATGCGTTTGTTAACCGCCAAGTGCTGTCACACTGGGTGCGCGAGTCGTTCGAACGCGTTCTTAAACAAAGCGCCGAATCGCTGGGAATGCGGCTTCTCTACGATGTGACCCACAATATCGCCAAATTTGAAGAGCACGAGGTTGATGGCTCGATCAAGCGCGTTTGCGTCCACCGTAAAGGGGCAACGCGCGCTTTTGCCCCGGGAAACCCACTTGTACCGCAATCGTATCGTGACACCGGCCAACCGGTTCTTGTGCCGGGGGATATGGGAAGCGAATCCTATGTGCTCTGTGGCACCGAGGCTGCAATGAAGCAGACTTTCGGCTCGGCGTGTCACGGCGCGGGCAGGCAATTAAGCCGCAGTCAGGCTAAAAAGCAGGTGCAAAGCCAGGAACTTCAAAAAGAACTTAAGAAGCGCGGCATAACAGTCATTGCAGGCAATATGAGCTTACTTGCAGAAGAAGCCCCACTGGCATACAAAAACGTAAGCAAAGTTGTTGAGGTATGCCACGCAACCGGAATCGCCCGCAAGGTCGCACGGATGCGCCCCCTCGGTGTTCTTAAAGGATAA
- a CDS encoding archease gives MQAFEILDHTADVGLRAYGHTLKEVFENIAVGMFSLITDLDNVKSSLSEEIEIEAEDREDLLVEWLNELLYQFEVRYKVFKRVNIVDWDEEHRLRAIAYGEPLDLGRHQIKTQIKATSYHMLKVEYTDGIWSAQVIFDV, from the coding sequence ATGCAAGCATTTGAAATTCTAGATCACACAGCTGATGTTGGTTTGCGTGCCTATGGTCATACGCTGAAAGAAGTGTTTGAGAACATTGCCGTCGGCATGTTCAGCCTTATAACAGACCTTGATAATGTAAAGTCCTCTCTATCTGAGGAGATCGAAATCGAAGCCGAGGATAGAGAGGACTTACTTGTCGAATGGCTCAACGAGCTCCTTTACCAGTTTGAGGTGCGCTATAAGGTTTTTAAACGCGTCAACATCGTCGACTGGGACGAGGAACACCGCTTGCGGGCCATCGCCTACGGCGAGCCGCTGGATCTCGGCCGTCACCAGATAAAAACCCAGATCAAGGCTACGAGCTACCACATGCTTAAAGTCGAGTACACCGATGGTATCTGGTCCGCCCAAGTCATTTTTGACGTGTAA